The Thermoanaerobaculia bacterium genome includes a region encoding these proteins:
- a CDS encoding HIT domain-containing protein — MSEKPAGCIFCDALRLGDDEASLIVHRGERVFSMLNRYPYANGHVMVAPVAHEARLFESDAGALAELIGEISRTQEVLGSLYRPSGFNVGANFGKAGGAGIEDHYHFHVVPRWEGDTNFMTVTGRTRVVPEELPATRRAVAAAFETLAAGSAR; from the coding sequence ATGTCCGAGAAACCGGCGGGCTGCATCTTCTGCGACGCGCTCCGGCTCGGGGATGACGAGGCGTCGCTGATCGTCCACCGCGGAGAGCGCGTCTTCTCGATGCTCAACCGGTATCCGTACGCCAACGGCCACGTCATGGTCGCTCCGGTGGCCCACGAGGCGCGCCTCTTCGAGAGCGACGCCGGCGCGCTCGCGGAGCTGATCGGCGAGATCTCGCGGACCCAGGAGGTCCTGGGCTCCCTCTACCGCCCTTCCGGTTTCAACGTCGGCGCGAACTTCGGAAAGGCCGGCGGGGCGGGTATCGAGGACCACTACCACTTCCACGTCGTCCCGCGCTGGGAGGGGGACACCAACTTCATGACCGTCACCGGGCGGACCCGGGTCGTCCCGGAGGAGCTCCCCGCGACGCGCCGCGCCGTCGCGGCGGCGTTCGAGACGCTCGCCGCCGGGAGCGCGCGGTGA
- a CDS encoding YicC/YloC family endoribonuclease, with protein sequence MSVRSMTGFGRAHGVVGEWSVDVAIRTVNHRFLDLNVRLREEHADLEPAVRRAVSRRILRGKADVTVRLRRLQEAEHEISINESLLERLLARFAALSAKFPIGGRLEVRDLLTVPQVVHVESAAETMETEAVEQIAAIASHAAAEVTRMRDAEGRLLATDLLERIGFLRERLGKIAEARRDIVERLHASLRERLAGLFADTPLDSGRLEQEAAMLAERSDVAEELTRLDAHLDQFRDLLGRAAEPVGKKLDFLTQEIQREINTIGSKCRDLGVTRDVIDMKSETEKIREQVQNLE encoded by the coding sequence GTGAGCGTCCGGAGCATGACCGGCTTCGGCCGCGCCCACGGCGTCGTGGGGGAGTGGAGCGTCGACGTCGCGATCCGCACCGTCAACCACCGGTTCCTCGATCTCAACGTCCGGCTCCGGGAAGAGCACGCGGACCTCGAGCCGGCCGTCCGGCGCGCCGTCTCCCGGCGGATCCTGCGGGGAAAGGCGGACGTGACCGTCCGGCTGCGGCGGCTCCAGGAGGCGGAGCACGAGATCTCGATCAACGAGTCCCTTCTCGAACGGCTGCTCGCGCGGTTCGCCGCGCTCTCGGCGAAGTTCCCGATCGGCGGGCGCCTCGAGGTGCGCGACCTCCTCACCGTTCCCCAGGTGGTGCACGTCGAGAGCGCGGCGGAGACCATGGAGACGGAGGCCGTCGAGCAGATCGCCGCAATCGCCTCGCACGCGGCCGCCGAAGTCACGCGGATGCGGGACGCGGAGGGGCGGCTCCTGGCGACCGACCTGCTCGAGCGTATCGGCTTCCTGCGCGAGCGGTTGGGGAAGATCGCGGAGGCGCGGAGGGACATCGTCGAGCGCCTGCACGCGTCGCTCCGCGAGCGCCTCGCGGGCCTCTTCGCGGACACGCCGCTCGACTCCGGCCGCCTCGAGCAGGAGGCCGCGATGCTCGCCGAGCGGTCGGACGTGGCCGAGGAGCTCACGCGGCTCGACGCGCATCTGGACCAGTTCCGCGACCTGCTCGGCCGCGCGGCGGAGCCCGTCGGCAAGAAGCTCGACTTCCTGACGCAGGAGATCCAGCGCGAGATCAACACGATCGGCTCGAAGTGCCGCGACCTCGGCGTCACCCGGGACGTCATCGACATGAAGAGCGAGACCGAGAAGATCCGCGAGCAGGTGCAGAACCTCGAATGA
- a CDS encoding ABC transporter ATP-binding protein, translating into MTVLRRLLRYVLPYRGKILAALAAMVVVAVSTGALVFFFRSLFDDVLAPARGGRPAEALPALARSGHGAAVRALDAAYAALKAGIVARGIPLWAAVPAMLLGALVVKNVFSYLSEFAFNGIGLSMVRDLRGDAYDHLVRQSASFYSRSTTGDLMSRLLGDVELIQGAFGTRIADLFQGALTIAVMLGYVLSLNRTLTLFALVVAPLLVWPIVEISKRLRRTTFTSRERMGAIGEILQETIRGHRIVKTYGMEDFESRRFAEANERYFRVNRKTIRIQAISSPLMEILSGTGLTLLFAYAARRISAGTMTAGDFLSFLIALMTMYAPIKSITKVNLALQQAISSAARIFEMMDRENEIRESPGAPALPPIARAIRFENVSFRYGDAEVVRGVTFDIPAGRTVALVGPSGAGKTTLANLLPRLYDPTGGRITIDGTDIRSVTLASLRGQMALVTQDMLLFNGTARSNIAYGREDATEAAVVEAARRARADEFLSALPGGYDTPVGEDAGRLSGGQRQRLSIARAFFKGAPILILDEATSQLDAESEAAVSEALATLMAGKTTLVIAHRLSTVRRADRIVVLESGRVADEGTHAELIARGGLYRRLYEMQFFDGETPAGGPA; encoded by the coding sequence ATGACGGTTCTGCGCCGGCTCCTCCGCTACGTCCTGCCGTACCGGGGAAAGATCCTCGCCGCGCTCGCCGCGATGGTCGTCGTCGCGGTCTCGACCGGGGCGCTCGTCTTCTTCTTCCGGTCGCTCTTCGACGACGTTCTCGCGCCGGCGAGGGGCGGCCGGCCGGCCGAGGCGCTCCCCGCGCTCGCCCGGAGCGGGCACGGCGCGGCGGTGCGCGCGCTCGACGCGGCCTACGCCGCGCTCAAGGCCGGGATCGTCGCGCGGGGAATCCCCCTGTGGGCGGCCGTCCCGGCCATGCTGCTCGGGGCGCTCGTCGTCAAGAACGTCTTCTCGTACCTCTCGGAGTTCGCGTTCAACGGCATCGGCCTCTCGATGGTGCGAGACCTCCGCGGAGACGCGTACGACCATCTCGTCCGACAGTCGGCGAGCTTCTATTCCCGGTCGACGACCGGGGACCTGATGAGCCGGCTCCTCGGCGACGTCGAGCTCATCCAGGGGGCTTTCGGCACGCGGATCGCCGACCTCTTCCAGGGGGCGCTGACGATCGCCGTGATGCTCGGCTATGTCCTGTCGTTGAATCGCACGCTCACGCTCTTCGCCCTCGTCGTCGCGCCGCTCCTCGTCTGGCCGATCGTCGAGATCTCGAAGCGGCTCCGCCGGACGACCTTCACCTCGCGGGAGCGGATGGGCGCGATCGGGGAGATCCTCCAGGAGACGATCCGCGGGCACCGGATCGTGAAGACCTACGGGATGGAGGACTTCGAATCGCGCCGCTTCGCGGAAGCCAACGAGCGCTATTTCCGGGTCAACCGGAAGACGATCCGGATCCAGGCGATCTCCTCCCCGCTGATGGAGATCCTCTCCGGGACGGGGTTGACGCTCCTCTTCGCGTACGCGGCGCGCCGGATCTCGGCCGGCACCATGACGGCGGGGGACTTCCTCTCCTTCCTGATCGCGCTCATGACGATGTACGCGCCGATCAAGAGCATCACGAAGGTGAACCTCGCGCTGCAGCAGGCGATCTCCTCGGCGGCCCGGATCTTCGAGATGATGGACCGCGAAAACGAGATCCGGGAGAGCCCGGGGGCCCCGGCGCTCCCGCCGATCGCGCGGGCGATCCGGTTCGAGAACGTCTCGTTCCGTTACGGGGACGCCGAAGTCGTGCGCGGCGTCACCTTCGACATTCCCGCCGGTCGGACCGTGGCGCTCGTCGGGCCCTCCGGAGCGGGGAAGACGACGCTCGCCAATCTCCTGCCGCGCCTGTACGATCCGACGGGTGGACGCATCACGATCGACGGGACCGACATCCGCTCCGTCACGCTCGCGTCGCTCCGGGGACAGATGGCGCTCGTGACCCAGGACATGCTCCTCTTCAACGGCACCGCGCGGTCGAACATCGCCTACGGCCGGGAGGACGCGACCGAGGCCGCCGTCGTCGAGGCGGCCCGGCGCGCGCGCGCCGACGAGTTTTTGAGCGCCCTTCCCGGGGGATACGACACTCCGGTCGGCGAGGACGCCGGGCGACTCTCCGGCGGACAGCGGCAGCGCCTGTCGATCGCGCGCGCGTTCTTCAAGGGGGCCCCGATCCTCATCCTCGACGAAGCGACGTCCCAGCTCGACGCGGAGTCGGAGGCGGCGGTCTCCGAGGCGTTGGCCACGCTGATGGCGGGCAAGACGACGCTCGTGATCGCGCACCGGCTCTCGACCGTTCGGCGCGCCGACCGGATCGTCGTCCTCGAGTCGGGGCGCGTCGCCGACGAGGGCACTCACGCCGAGCTCATCGCGCGCGGCGGGCTCTACCGGAGGCTGTACGAGATGCAGTTCTTCGACGGCGAGACGCCGGCGGGGGGGCCGGCGTGA
- a CDS encoding S1 RNA-binding domain-containing protein, translating to TDFGAFVEIEEGVDGLIHVSDMSWTKRIKHPSEVLKKGDEVRATITHIDPENRRISLSIKEFMPNEWEEFKKKHQVGSVIEGTVTRIADFGVFVNIDGMVEGLMHVSETPLARGQKPQDHYAEGQKVRATILRIEDEEMKVGLSSRDVEAEAAAPAEGGEAPKKKRSRKKAETADEE from the coding sequence CACCGATTTCGGCGCGTTCGTCGAGATCGAGGAGGGTGTCGACGGCCTGATCCACGTCTCCGACATGTCGTGGACCAAGCGCATCAAGCACCCTTCCGAGGTCCTGAAGAAGGGAGACGAGGTCCGCGCGACGATCACCCACATCGATCCGGAGAACCGCCGCATCTCCCTCTCGATCAAGGAATTCATGCCCAACGAGTGGGAGGAGTTCAAGAAGAAGCACCAGGTCGGGTCGGTGATCGAGGGCACCGTGACGCGCATCGCCGATTTCGGCGTGTTCGTCAACATCGACGGGATGGTGGAGGGGCTGATGCACGTCTCCGAGACGCCGCTCGCCCGCGGGCAGAAGCCCCAGGATCATTACGCCGAGGGGCAGAAGGTCCGCGCCACGATCCTGCGGATCGAGGACGAGGAAATGAAGGTCGGCCTCTCGTCGCGCGACGTCGAGGCCGAGGCGGCGGCCCCCGCCGAGGGGGGCGAGGCGCCGAAGAAGAAGCGGTCGCGCAAGAAGGCCGAAACGGCGGACGAAGAGTGA
- a CDS encoding integration host factor subunit beta, which translates to MTKAELIERVLTAADLNKKEAEAAVEAFFDSIIQSLREGEKIELRGFGSFRLRSRGARVGRNPKTGEKVQVPAKRIPYFKPGKELKELINR; encoded by the coding sequence ATGACGAAAGCGGAGCTGATCGAAAGAGTCCTGACGGCGGCGGATCTCAACAAGAAGGAAGCCGAAGCGGCCGTCGAGGCCTTCTTCGACTCGATCATCCAGTCGCTGCGGGAAGGGGAGAAGATCGAGCTTCGCGGGTTCGGCTCGTTCCGGCTCCGCTCGCGGGGGGCCCGCGTGGGGCGCAACCCCAAGACCGGGGAGAAGGTCCAGGTTCCCGCCAAGCGCATCCCGTACTTCAAGCCGGGAAAAGAGCTCAAGGAACTGATCAACCGGTGA
- the lpxB gene encoding lipid-A-disaccharide synthase, whose product MKVFVSAGETSGDRLGASLLRELARRRPDLAFFGMGGPRMESEGLSRVADSASVSVVGLFEVVAKLPAVWRTARRLERAAARERPAAAILIDFPDFHFRLGKRLARIGIPVIYYVSPQVWAWRPGRVSVMRSFVRRMITLFPFEIEIYRGAGIDAVCAGHPLVDEVDAHLDGEAPVPRAAGRKRIAIMPGSRAGEVRRHWPVLRDAARRLAASRDAEIVVVPAPGLPKELFPGSGGMTFHRGDPEPLLRACDVLLVSSGTSTLQAALCGAPMVVVYRTSAATMALARRLVKTPHIALANIVAGDRVVPELIQEEATVERVFREAARFLDSAEEAEAVRRRWSTLRERLGPRGAAARAAEAVLEVLPA is encoded by the coding sequence ATGAAGGTGTTCGTTTCCGCGGGCGAGACCTCCGGGGATCGCCTCGGAGCGTCGCTTCTCCGCGAGCTCGCGCGCCGGCGGCCCGACCTGGCGTTTTTCGGGATGGGCGGACCGCGGATGGAGAGCGAGGGGCTCTCGCGCGTGGCGGACTCGGCGTCCGTGTCGGTCGTGGGCCTCTTCGAGGTCGTCGCGAAGCTCCCCGCGGTCTGGAGGACCGCGAGGCGCCTCGAGCGGGCGGCCGCGCGCGAGCGGCCCGCCGCCGCGATCCTGATCGACTTTCCCGATTTTCATTTTCGGCTCGGGAAGCGGCTCGCCCGGATCGGGATCCCGGTGATCTATTACGTCTCCCCGCAGGTGTGGGCCTGGCGCCCCGGGCGCGTCTCCGTGATGAGGTCCTTCGTGCGCCGGATGATCACCCTCTTCCCGTTCGAGATCGAGATCTACCGCGGGGCCGGGATCGACGCGGTCTGCGCCGGGCACCCGCTCGTCGACGAGGTGGACGCCCACCTCGACGGGGAGGCGCCGGTCCCGCGCGCGGCGGGGAGGAAGCGGATCGCGATCATGCCGGGAAGCCGCGCCGGAGAGGTCCGCCGCCACTGGCCCGTGCTGCGCGACGCCGCGCGGCGGCTGGCGGCGAGCCGCGACGCGGAGATCGTCGTCGTTCCGGCGCCGGGCCTCCCGAAGGAGCTCTTCCCGGGCTCCGGCGGGATGACGTTCCATCGGGGCGACCCGGAGCCGCTCCTCCGAGCGTGCGACGTCCTCCTCGTCTCGTCGGGCACCTCGACGCTGCAGGCCGCGCTGTGCGGCGCGCCGATGGTCGTCGTGTACCGCACGTCGGCGGCCACGATGGCGCTCGCGCGGAGGCTCGTCAAGACGCCGCACATCGCGCTGGCCAACATCGTCGCGGGAGATCGCGTCGTCCCGGAGCTCATCCAGGAGGAGGCCACGGTCGAGCGAGTCTTTCGCGAGGCCGCCCGCTTCCTCGATTCGGCCGAGGAGGCCGAAGCGGTGCGCCGCCGCTGGTCGACGCTCCGGGAGAGGCTCGGGCCCCGGGGAGCGGCCGCGCGCGCGGCCGAAGCGGTGCTCGAGGTGCTTCCGGCATGA
- a CDS encoding DUF6677 family protein → MSRSEAPARPAGGNLFVALLLAWLFPGLGHAYLGKRGAALLYAVIVTAAFLLGLGYHGKLYVHEPDHPLTVLATFACYGAGLLNIASRLLIENTGGNILSPTFEYGCAFILTAGMMNLLLMLDAYDIFTGTKG, encoded by the coding sequence GTGAGCCGGTCCGAGGCGCCGGCGCGGCCGGCGGGCGGCAACCTCTTCGTCGCGCTCCTCCTCGCCTGGCTCTTTCCCGGGCTCGGCCACGCGTACCTCGGCAAGCGCGGCGCGGCCCTGCTCTACGCCGTGATCGTGACGGCCGCGTTCCTCCTCGGCCTCGGGTACCACGGGAAGCTCTACGTGCACGAGCCCGACCATCCGCTCACCGTGCTCGCCACTTTCGCCTGCTACGGCGCGGGTCTCCTGAACATCGCGTCCCGGCTGCTGATCGAGAACACCGGCGGGAACATCCTCTCGCCGACCTTCGAATACGGCTGTGCCTTCATCCTGACCGCCGGGATGATGAATCTCCTCCTGATGCTCGACGCCTACGACATCTTCACCGGTACGAAGGGGTGA
- the gmk gene encoding guanylate kinase, protein MSEIAPGDLFIVSSPSGGGKTTLIARLLTRHAEDLHFSVSHTTRARRNGEEDGREYHFVTAKEFRGMIGRDEFLEWAEVHGNLYGTARKEVLPKLAAGQDVILDIDVQGVRQVKQKYPGSIAVFILPPSAAELSRRLRARGLDDDGQIEKRLANAAREIDEVSQYDYAIINDDLERALGSLEAIVSAARLRPARMKDPVERIRKQFR, encoded by the coding sequence ATGAGCGAGATCGCGCCCGGCGACCTCTTCATCGTCTCGTCCCCTTCGGGGGGTGGGAAGACGACCCTGATCGCGCGCCTCCTCACCCGGCACGCGGAGGACCTCCATTTTTCCGTCTCCCACACGACGCGCGCGCGGCGCAACGGCGAGGAGGACGGGCGCGAGTACCACTTCGTGACCGCGAAGGAGTTCCGCGGCATGATCGGGAGGGACGAGTTCCTCGAATGGGCCGAGGTGCACGGGAACCTCTACGGGACCGCCCGCAAGGAGGTCCTTCCGAAGCTGGCGGCGGGACAGGACGTGATCCTCGACATCGACGTCCAGGGGGTCCGCCAGGTGAAGCAGAAGTACCCCGGGTCGATCGCCGTCTTCATCCTTCCCCCGTCGGCGGCCGAGCTCTCCCGGCGCCTCCGGGCGAGGGGCCTGGACGACGATGGGCAGATCGAGAAGCGGCTGGCGAACGCGGCCCGGGAGATCGACGAGGTCTCCCAGTACGATTATGCTATTATCAACGACGACCTTGAACGGGCCCTGGGCTCGCTCGAGGCGATCGTGTCGGCGGCGCGGCTGCGCCCGGCGCGGATGAAAGATCCGGTCGAACGGATTCGCAAACAGTTTCGATGA